The Opitutaceae bacterium nucleotide sequence CGGGGATCGATGGACCAAAGCCTGGCCGGACATGGCGCATCGAAAATGGAATCAACCCGATCCAGGCGGCCCCATCATGAAGATCGAGCTCCAACTTCCGGGGCAGCAGCGGAGCCAGAAGCGCTTCATCGATCCTCCAGTGCATGAACAGCAGGTGGGACCAGGTCTGGCGCATCAGTCTCGAACCCGATGGACGGGAATTCAGCTTTCGGTCCCGTTGGGGTCCGCTCATGAAACCAGCCAATCAGATGCGGGGAGGAATTGGAATGCGGAATATGCGATGGCCGTTGCCGGGTGGGGAACGAACCCCGGGCCCATCGCCCCGTTCCCGGGACTCTCACCACACAAAATCCCTTGACTTCCGGTCGGGGTGGTCAATGTTCGCCGTTTTTCCCGAGTCATGGCCAATACGAAGTCAGCAATTAAGAACATCCGGAAGAACGACACCAATCGTTTGCGTAACAAGGCGCGCAAGAGCCGGATCAAGACGCTTTCACGGCGGGTCAGCGCGTCGATCGCCCAGGGCGATGCCGAAGCCACCAAGGCAGTCGTGCGCGAATACATCTCCGCCCTGGACACAGCGGCGAAAGTGGGCGTGATCCACAAGAACGCCGCCGGTCGACTCAAGTCGAAGTATTCGCAAATCCTCTTTTCCTGACCCCAGAACAGTGTCGGATTTTCGTTGCCCCCGGATCGCGGCCTGCGGTTTCGGGGGTTTTTTGTCGAATCGACCTCGGGTTGGCCAGGCCGCATTTTGATTGGAATGGCTGGTTCTGGATCATTCATCTCATTCGCTGAAGGGCGTTTCGGGGAGGGCCGGATCAAGTTTGACCTGGTCGCCGACGAACCGGAATGGTGCGCCATCGCCAAGCCGGCGGGAGTGATCGCGGTGGCCGACCCCTGGTATCCGGGAGAGGCGGATCTGGTCTCGGCCCTGCGCAGGGAGGTCAGGGACGACAAACCGCAGCTCTTGGCGTTGGGCATGCTTTCGCCCATGGCGGTCAATCGGCTCGACCGCGATGAATCGGGAATTGTTCTTCTGGCCAAGACGGAGGAAGCCGGGGCGCAGTTGCGCAATCTCTCGGGGTCCGGGGGACTGAAGCTGACCTATCAGTTGCTGGCCGAAGCGCCTTCGGGCGAGACCGCCCTGACCTGTGATCTGCCCCTGGCCCGGCACAAGCAGGCCAATCGAATGCTGGTCTCGAGTCAGACCGGCAAGAAGACAGTGACCCACTTTCGCCAGGTGGAGGATTTTGGCCGACTGCAGCTCTGGGAGGCGCAGACGGATTATGCCCGCATGCACCAGGTGCGGGTCCACGCCGCGGAATGCGGTCTGGGGATTGTCGGGGAGTCGGTCTACAATGCCGTTCCCCATATATTCCTCTCCCAACTGAAGCGGGGATTCCGGAGATCGGAAAGACCGGAACGTCCGATCTATGCCCACCTGGCCCTGCATCTGTCGCGGATCGACGTTTGTCTGGCCGAGGACATGACGGTCCGGGTGGAGGCACCCTTGCCCAAAGGGTTCGAGGTATTGATCAGACGCATTCGCGAATTCGGCGGGCGGTAGGGACGGCCGGCTTTGCCGGCTCACCTGACGATTTTCATTCTTAAGTCGGCGATCTTCATCCATGATCCCCGCCGGCCCATGTATGACCCGACGGCAAAACGGCAGCTCTGGTTGACCCAGGATTGGGAGGCCGCGTGGGCGGATGTGGTCAGGCCGTGGCTGAGCCGTGCCGGCGGCGTTTTCCCGGGGTATGTGGTTGTTCCAACCCGGGGACAGGCCCGAGCCCTCCGGCTCCGGATGGCTGGTGATGGAATTGTTTCCGTGGGGATCCGTTTTGTGACTCCGGGTTTGATCGGGCGATTGCCGGTCGCGGCTGGGAAGGCACAGGCGGTCGTCCCCGGGCGGGTGGTTCTGGAATTCGGCCTCAAGGCCTCGGTGGAAGCCTGTCTTGAGCGCAGCCCGGGAGATACGGAAGAGGAGGGATTGTCCCAAAGCCTCCTGAGCCGCCCTTCCGGCGGAATCGACGACTGGGAGGATCTTCTTCGGGCCGGCCTGACTGAAGACGTCTTTCCACACCCCTTTGTCAGGAAGGTATTCCGGGAACTCCGACGATGGCTGGGACGGCAGGGGCTTACTCCGCCCTGCAGTGATCCGGTTATTGGTGACGGCGCTGAAGACGAGGGGGCGGGTATTCGAGCCTCCCGCGCCCTGATCTACGGTTTTTCCGCCGAGAATTGGAAGGACTGGCCCGATCTGGCCCGTCTGTCGGCGGGGATCGCCGAATTGACTGCGGTTGTCCCATTTCCGTCCTTCGAGGGAAAACCGCTCGAGGAAGACTGGGTGGCGCTGATGGAACGGATCGTGGGATCGGAAGGTTTGAGCCTTCCTGAACAGGAGGATCGACCAGCTGGTGATCTGGCCCGGGCGTGGGCATTGAATCGGTCCGGAGAGGAGGATTCCGCGGTCTTTGAGCGGACGACCGTCCTGATAGGGACGGATCCGCTGGCGGAGGTGGGCTTGATCTTCAATCAGTTGGTCAGCTGGCTGGCGGTGCCGGGGGCGCGCATCGCGGTGGTTTTCCCTTCGGTTTCACCGCTGGTGATGGACCTGGCCGAGAAGCTGGCCGGCGCCGGGATCCGCTTCTGCGATGAGATCGGGACGACGGGTTCCCCGTCTGGGGATACGGGCCTGCTTCGGGCGGTTCTCGCTTATCAGCGGGGCGGATGCCGTCTGGAGGATCTGTGGGTAGTGGCCCGGCGGCTACACAGTCACGGTCACCTGGAACTCCGGGCGAGCGAGAGCCGGAACTGGATTGAGCGGGTCTTTGACGGGGCCCAATCCCATCGGGTTGAGGACGCCATCCGCGTGCCTGAGGCAATGGAGACGAGGGGCGGCGAGGAAATGGTGAACCTGGCCGGATCGCTGGGCATCTGGCCCGAACGTTTGTCGGTTGCCCGGGCGGTGCAGCTTCTCGACGAACTGGCGGCGCGATGGGGGATGGACGGACCCGAGAAAGTGAGCGGGGTGCGCGAGTTGATCGCCAAAGGGGATCTCCTTTATCCACGCGATGCGGTCATCGACCTGTTGAGTGGTTCCCTGCCGGAACGGGCGCCGCGCGAAGGGTTTGTCCGGGACGACTTTGCCCCGGTGGTGCTGACGACCCGGAAGCGGGCCATGGCGCAAGTCTGGACGCACGTGATTTTCGCGGCAAGCAACGCTGAGGCCTGGCCTGCCCCTTTGGAGGAGACGTTCTGGCTTTCCGACAGCGCCCGGCGCGAGATCAACCGGCGAGGATTGACGCCGGTGTTGCTGCCTCTGGTGGAGGATGCGTCCATTCTTGAACGTCTGGGCTGTCTCGATATCTGCAACAACGCAGGAGAAGCGGTGGCGTTTTCCGCCTGCCTCCGGGTCAATGACGGGAGCGAGGCCGATCGGTCTCCCCATCCGTGGCTGGAGCGGATCCTCCTGAGAAGGAGCCGGATGAATGGAGGGCCTGAGGTCGGTCGGAAGAGCTGGACCGGATTGGCGCGAAGGCCGCGGGCGGATCCCTTCACCCCGGATGAAACGATTGAGCGGTGGGCGGAGATCTGGAGCGGGCGACGGAATCCGGCCCGGGCCTTTGATTCCTGGTCCTATTGCCCGGGTCCCGGCCTGATCGGGCAGCGGCGATGGGCCGCGCGTCTCCTGGAGCGAGGTATTCAGGACCCGACCCTCCTTTGGTACGAGGGCGTGTTGCGTTTGCAACCGATCGATGAAGAGGCACTGGAACGTTCGCGCGCGAAGGAGCTTGGATTGCTTGCCCACCGCCTGATTGCACAGGCCCTGCGGGGTGACATCCCGGTCGGCTCGTTCTTCCCCAATCCGGGGGCCGAGGCCGTTTCGCGGAGGCTGGAGGAGGCATTGGCGACGTGGCGTCATTCGCGTCCCGACAATGCCTATTGGCAATCCTTCCAACTGGAGTTGGCCTCCCTTGCCCGTCGCCTTTTCGGCCGTGTGTCCGAGGGACTCGAGGGGTCTTGGCTGGGGGTTGAATATTCCCTGCCGCGCGGGACGGCAATACCGACCCGGTCGGGTCCACTGGAGGTGAGCGGGCGGCTTGATCTGGTGATTCTCGATCGGCCGGGGTGGGAGGATGCGACGGTCAAGATCGTTGATTTCAAGACGGGTGCGGATGAATCCCTCAGTGCGGACAAGATGGGACGGCGCGGCGCTGGGCTGCAATTGGGGGTCTATCTGAAGGCGGCGATGGAACTGGGCGCCGTTCATGCGGTGGTGCGGATGATCCATTCGGTCGAAGGGAAGGATTCGGAAATGACCGACACCTCCCTGGACGCCGTTCAACCGGCTTTCGATCGATTGGGCGGAATGATCCTGAGCGGGCGTTTTGGCCCCCTGACGCCGGACCGAAGCCCGTATGGCCGGGCAGTAGCCCTCCCCATGGCCTGCGTGCCGGTTGAACACGCCATCCTGCAGGAAAAGTTCAATCTGACCTTTGCCGGACTGCTCGGTGAAATCTGCGGAGAAGGAGATGATGATGCATCGACCGGTTGATCAGGCTGCCCGGCAACGGTTTGCCGAGTGAGCTGGACCGCAATTTCGCGATTAACGCCAACGCGGGTTCGGGCAAGACGACCGCCATAGCCGAGCGACTGGCCGGTTTGACGCTGGTCGAGGGGGCCGGTGAGATTCTTTCGAAGACCGTGGTGGTGACATTCACCCGGAAGGCGGCACTGGAGATCCGGCAGAAGGCTCGCCTTTCATTGATGGAGAAGCTGACCAAGGAAGGCGGTCATCATGAAGGGGCTCTCGAGGATCTGGGTCGGGCCTTCTTCGGCACGATCCACAGTTTCTGCCTCTTGCTGGCCCGGCGTTACGGGCAACCGCTGGGCGTGGACCTGGATCCGGAGGTGGTCGAGGATGCGACCGACGCGACTCTCTGGGAGGGATTCCTCGAGAGTGATCCCATGCATTTCCAGTCGGTCGGGGAGGAGGCCCTCCGGACCTTTCTTCGGTTCCGGCCGCTCAACACGATCTTCGATCTGGCCCAGATCCTTTCCGTCCGATCGTCACGCCGATTGATGCAATGTGGCATGGTGCCGGAGAGGCCGGAGCCGGATTGGACGGAGCTGGCTTCATTGCTCGAGCGGAAGCCGTCGCGCAAGGGAGTCTCCGCCCGAAATCTCGAGGCCAGCCAGAGGGCTCTTGGGCAGTGGGCAAAGGCCTTCCGCGAAGAAAGGGAATTCCTCCCGCTGATCAAGCCGTTCGGCACGGCCAACGGAGTGGTGGAGTCCTACGATGGCTTCTTCAAGCCGATCAAGGACTGGTGCGCCCGGGTTGCCGGGTTGCTGGCCGCCGAACTGGCTGACCGATACCGCCTCCATCGGGTGGAGCGACGGGTCCAGAGCTACGACGACCAAATCGAACTCGCCCTGCGCCTGATTGAACACCCGGAAATGCTCGATCGGATCCGTCGGGACGGCTATCGGATTCTCCTGGACGAAGCGCAGGACACCGATCCCGCCCAGTTCAGTGTCCTCGTGGAGATCACCCGGGCTCCGGGCGCGCTGCCGGGCTCCTGGCCGGGAGAAGGCGCTCCGCCTGAGGCCGGACGCTTCTGCATGGTGGGAGATGCCCAGCAATCGATATACGGGGGCCGGGCCGACATCCGCAACTACCGGCGGCACCTCGAGGCGATGCGGACGGGGCAGGGCAATGAAGTCCTGGATTTCGGCGTGACCTTCCGACTTCCCGAGAGGCTGATTGACTTCATGAACGGGGTGGTCGCCCCCGGATTTGCACCGACCATTCCCCACAACCAGTCCCTCGATGGCGATTGCCTGCAGGTGGCCTATCTGGGGCTTTCGCCCCGACCCGCGGTGGCTCCCGGTGCGGTCAGCCGCTTTTCGTATCCAGTTATCAGTGACGGAAGGGTGGGGGACCGGCTGAAGAAGGAGGTGGACGCGCTGGCCGATCTGCTGATCCGGCTCGGACCCGAAGGCGTCGGGGTGGACGACTGGTCGCAGGTCTGCCTGCTCGCACCGCGTCGCCAATGGCTGGAGACAGCGAGGGAGTCGTTGACCCGGGCGGGCCTCCCGGTTTCGTTGCAGACCCGGGCCAGCCGAAACGGCGATCGTCCGGCCTATGCCTGGGTGGCGGGATTGCTGGCAATCGTGGTCGACCCGGAGAACGGTTTTGAGTGGGCGGGGGTTCTCCGTGAGATCTTTGGCATCGGGGATGGGGAAATCGCGGGTGTGATGTCGGGGGCGGCCGTGGATTTCAGCCCGCCGGAAGAGTATCCGGAAGGGATCCGGGATGCGATCGGCCGGATCCGGCCTTTTATCCTGAAGTGCGATGAACCGGGGATTGAACCGGTCCGGTTTCTCGACGGGCTGATCGAGGCCTGCCGTTTGAAGGAACGCCTTGCGGTGATCGGAGAGAGTGTTGGGGGGATGGAGGATCTGGAGGCGATCCGGCTGATCGCGGGCGGGATCTCCGAGGACGGGGGCGGAGTGCGGGATCTGCAGACGCGCCTGGTGTCTGAGGTGAAGAACGAGACGCCGTCCGGGCAGTCGGGCCGCGGCATGCTCAACCTGGTGACCTGCCACTCGGGAAAGGGTCTCGAGTGGCCGGTGGTCATACCGATCGGTCTCTGGCGGGAGTTGAGGCGGCCGGTCGAGTCGGGGTTTGCCCTGATCGAGGACGCGGGAGGATCCCGGGTCTATTTCGACCCCGCCGGTGTGCCGGGAGAAACGACGGATTCGCGAACGAGGGAGCTGACGCGCGAATACATGAGGCTCCTTTACGTGACGCTGACCCGAGCCAGTCGGCACTTGCTTCTGCCATTGCCCGAAGACATGGCCGGAGAGGAAGGCAGCTTTCTCTCCATCTGGGCGGGTGGGGAGCCGGATCGGTTGGTTTCGGACCTGAAGCGTCTTCCGGAGGTCGAGGATGTGACCTGGGAGGACCGCCGCGACCGGAAGCCATCGGACCTTGTCGAGGTCGGCATTCCCTTTGAACCGATTGCGGTTGAGGCCGTCGTCCGGGCGAGGGAAGTGGCCGGGGCTGCTCCCCGGAGGTTGCTGCCGCATGAGCTGGCGGTGGCTCACGATGAGGTCCGCCGCCTGCTTCATGAATCGGGTCCGACCGAAACGATGGAACCAGGCGAGGGAGGGGATCCGGTCGACTACGGGCTCTGGTGGCATGAGACCATGGAATTTCTGCCTTGGGGCGGCGATTGTGCGACCATCGATCATTATCTCGAGGAACGGCTGCAGGCGGTTTCCGGGGAGTCCTTCGGGGTGCGTGCCCGCCGGGAGGTCGACCTGCTCCTGGCCAGCGAGCTGTGGACCATCCTGCAGAGGCCCGGTGTGACCATTCACACGGAGGTGGCTGTCTTTGTCCCCGGGGAAGACCGGGGTTGGATCGACGGGATCCTTGATTTTCTGGCTCTTCAGGACGGGGCGGAGGCTGATCTGGTCATCGATTGGAAGACCAATCGAAGACGACGGGGCGAAGATGACCAGGCCCTGCTCGATCGATTGGGTGCCACCTATGCGCCGCAGCTGGCCGCCTATTCGCGGGCAATTGGTCGGGGGTTGCGCCGCGGTTCTCCAAGGGCCCTGGTCTATTCAACGGTGCTGGGCAGGGCGGTGGAGACGACGCCGGATTGAACTCCGCCGACGGCGTGACAGGCCGGTGGCGGCTCACTGTCAGATTATCCTTTACAGCGTCGGCGCTGTGACCCAGCTTGCCTGTTTTTCTCAAAATTCCGGACCTCAATCTATGGGCAATCTGAAGAAAAAGCGCCGCCTCAAGATGTCGAAGCACAAACGCCGCAAGCGTTTGAAGTCGAATCGACACAAGAAGCGGACTTGGCAGAGGTAAGCGTTCCTCAGGAACGATGGTCCGTCGTGGACGGATCGCTGCTGGAATTTCATTGAGAGCGGGCCGCCCCGGCTTCTCAGCCGGGTGGGTCGCGCCTGCCTGACAGCTTTCTGTCTGGGGGTGCCTGTCATCGGACGGGCCTGTCGGCGGGCCTTCATCTGCCTGGCCACTTGGCTGCGGGGATGAGGGACTCTCCCCATGTCTGCGTGACGGTGGAGGAAACTACTCAGGGCATTGCGGATGTCCTGAAAAAGACACAGCACCCTTCCCGAAAACCCGTTCAACCTTTCGAACACGGAGCCGATAGACACTTCGAAACGCCAAATAGCTCGGGATAACCCTGAGTCCGGCATCGGGTTTATTGCGGATGATATCGTCGAAAGGCAAAGGCATCTTTTTGGAACTGAACGAACAGTCGCTGTTCGTTGCCCGAACCAGTGGCTTCAACCCGCCTCTGACCATCGAAAGCGTGAGGGAATTCTCCCTGGATGATCGTGCGGTGCTGGCGGATGAGTTCCGGCAGTTCGCGGGAACCCGTCAGGGGGCCTATGTGGCTTCGCGCTGCGGGGTGTTTCCGAAGGGCCGGGTTGTCTCGAGGACAAGCCTCGATCCGAAGAAAGCCCGGGAGTCCACCTACCTGCAGGATCTGCTTGCTTCGCAGCTGAAGATCGATCTCAAGGAATTCCTTCTCTATCTCCTGGCTGCGGCCGACGGATCGGATTCCGGAGGTGATCGGGGCCTTCCAAGGGAAGCGATCGTCTGCGGAGCGCCTCAGACGGAGATTCAGTCGATCCAGGACAGTCTCCTGGAAGTCGGAGTGTTTCCCGACCGGCTGGAACTGGGAACCGTGGCCAGCCTGGGCGGCATCATCCATTATTTGAAGTGCCAGAGCGAAGCGCCGCCGACCCTTGTGCTGGAGATCAGCGCGGACACCACAAATGTCTTCGTGGTCAACAAGGACGGCGTCGATATTTCGCGGCCGGTCG carries:
- a CDS encoding pseudouridine synthase, giving the protein MAGSGSFISFAEGRFGEGRIKFDLVADEPEWCAIAKPAGVIAVADPWYPGEADLVSALRREVRDDKPQLLALGMLSPMAVNRLDRDESGIVLLAKTEEAGAQLRNLSGSGGLKLTYQLLAEAPSGETALTCDLPLARHKQANRMLVSSQTGKKTVTHFRQVEDFGRLQLWEAQTDYARMHQVRVHAAECGLGIVGESVYNAVPHIFLSQLKRGFRRSERPERPIYAHLALHLSRIDVCLAEDMTVRVEAPLPKGFEVLIRRIREFGGR
- a CDS encoding PD-(D/E)XK nuclease family protein — its product is MYDPTAKRQLWLTQDWEAAWADVVRPWLSRAGGVFPGYVVVPTRGQARALRLRMAGDGIVSVGIRFVTPGLIGRLPVAAGKAQAVVPGRVVLEFGLKASVEACLERSPGDTEEEGLSQSLLSRPSGGIDDWEDLLRAGLTEDVFPHPFVRKVFRELRRWLGRQGLTPPCSDPVIGDGAEDEGAGIRASRALIYGFSAENWKDWPDLARLSAGIAELTAVVPFPSFEGKPLEEDWVALMERIVGSEGLSLPEQEDRPAGDLARAWALNRSGEEDSAVFERTTVLIGTDPLAEVGLIFNQLVSWLAVPGARIAVVFPSVSPLVMDLAEKLAGAGIRFCDEIGTTGSPSGDTGLLRAVLAYQRGGCRLEDLWVVARRLHSHGHLELRASESRNWIERVFDGAQSHRVEDAIRVPEAMETRGGEEMVNLAGSLGIWPERLSVARAVQLLDELAARWGMDGPEKVSGVRELIAKGDLLYPRDAVIDLLSGSLPERAPREGFVRDDFAPVVLTTRKRAMAQVWTHVIFAASNAEAWPAPLEETFWLSDSARREINRRGLTPVLLPLVEDASILERLGCLDICNNAGEAVAFSACLRVNDGSEADRSPHPWLERILLRRSRMNGGPEVGRKSWTGLARRPRADPFTPDETIERWAEIWSGRRNPARAFDSWSYCPGPGLIGQRRWAARLLERGIQDPTLLWYEGVLRLQPIDEEALERSRAKELGLLAHRLIAQALRGDIPVGSFFPNPGAEAVSRRLEEALATWRHSRPDNAYWQSFQLELASLARRLFGRVSEGLEGSWLGVEYSLPRGTAIPTRSGPLEVSGRLDLVILDRPGWEDATVKIVDFKTGADESLSADKMGRRGAGLQLGVYLKAAMELGAVHAVVRMIHSVEGKDSEMTDTSLDAVQPAFDRLGGMILSGRFGPLTPDRSPYGRAVALPMACVPVEHAILQEKFNLTFAGLLGEICGEGDDDASTG
- the rpsT gene encoding 30S ribosomal protein S20, coding for MANTKSAIKNIRKNDTNRLRNKARKSRIKTLSRRVSASIAQGDAEATKAVVREYISALDTAAKVGVIHKNAAGRLKSKYSQILFS
- a CDS encoding UvrD-helicase domain-containing protein, encoding MIRLPGNGLPSELDRNFAINANAGSGKTTAIAERLAGLTLVEGAGEILSKTVVVTFTRKAALEIRQKARLSLMEKLTKEGGHHEGALEDLGRAFFGTIHSFCLLLARRYGQPLGVDLDPEVVEDATDATLWEGFLESDPMHFQSVGEEALRTFLRFRPLNTIFDLAQILSVRSSRRLMQCGMVPERPEPDWTELASLLERKPSRKGVSARNLEASQRALGQWAKAFREEREFLPLIKPFGTANGVVESYDGFFKPIKDWCARVAGLLAAELADRYRLHRVERRVQSYDDQIELALRLIEHPEMLDRIRRDGYRILLDEAQDTDPAQFSVLVEITRAPGALPGSWPGEGAPPEAGRFCMVGDAQQSIYGGRADIRNYRRHLEAMRTGQGNEVLDFGVTFRLPERLIDFMNGVVAPGFAPTIPHNQSLDGDCLQVAYLGLSPRPAVAPGAVSRFSYPVISDGRVGDRLKKEVDALADLLIRLGPEGVGVDDWSQVCLLAPRRQWLETARESLTRAGLPVSLQTRASRNGDRPAYAWVAGLLAIVVDPENGFEWAGVLREIFGIGDGEIAGVMSGAAVDFSPPEEYPEGIRDAIGRIRPFILKCDEPGIEPVRFLDGLIEACRLKERLAVIGESVGGMEDLEAIRLIAGGISEDGGGVRDLQTRLVSEVKNETPSGQSGRGMLNLVTCHSGKGLEWPVVIPIGLWRELRRPVESGFALIEDAGGSRVYFDPAGVPGETTDSRTRELTREYMRLLYVTLTRASRHLLLPLPEDMAGEEGSFLSIWAGGEPDRLVSDLKRLPEVEDVTWEDRRDRKPSDLVEVGIPFEPIAVEAVVRAREVAGAAPRRLLPHELAVAHDEVRRLLHESGPTETMEPGEGGDPVDYGLWWHETMEFLPWGGDCATIDHYLEERLQAVSGESFGVRARREVDLLLASELWTILQRPGVTIHTEVAVFVPGEDRGWIDGILDFLALQDGAEADLVIDWKTNRRRRGEDDQALLDRLGATYAPQLAAYSRAIGRGLRRGSPRALVYSTVLGRAVETTPD